One window of Acanthochromis polyacanthus isolate Apoly-LR-REF ecotype Palm Island chromosome 19, KAUST_Apoly_ChrSc, whole genome shotgun sequence genomic DNA carries:
- the LOC110955439 gene encoding speckle-type POZ protein, with protein MSRVPSPPPPAEMSSGPVAESWCYTQIKVVKFSYMWTINNFSFCREEMGEVIKSSTFSSGANDKLKWCLRVNPKGLDEESKDYLSLYLLLVSCPKAEVRAKFKFSILNAKGEETKAMESQRAYRFVQGKDWGFKKFIRRDFLLDEANGLLPDDKLTLFCEVSVVQDSVNISGQNTMNMVKVPDCRLADELGGLWENSRFTDCSLCVAGQEFQAHKAILAARSPVFSAMFEHEMEESKKNRVEINDVEPEVFKEMMCFIYTDKAPNLDKMADDLLAAADKYALERLKVMCEDALCTSLSVENAAEILILADLHSADQLKTQAVDFINYHAAEVMETAGWKSMVASHPHLVAEAYRSLASAQCPFLGPPRKRLKQS; from the exons ATGTCAAGAGTCCCGAGTCCCCCTCCCCCTGCGGAAATGTCCAGCGGGCCTGTGGCCGAGAGCTGGTGCTACACACag ATCAAAGTGGTAAAGTTCTCTTACATGTGGACCATCAACAACTTCAGCTTCTGTCGTGAGGAGATGGGTGAGGTCATCAAGAGCTCCACCTTCTCTTCTGGGGCCAACGACAAACTGAAATG GTGTTTGCGAGTGAATCCCAAGGGCCTGGATGAGGAGAGCAAAGACTACCTGTCACTCTACCTGCTGCTGGTCAGCTGTCCAAAGGCCGAAGTGCGCGCCAAGTTCAAGTTCTCCATCCTCAACGCCAAGGGAGAGGAGACAAAAGCCATGG AAAGCCAGAGGGCGTATCGCTTTGTCCAAGGGAAAGACTGGGGTTTTAAAAAGTTCATCCGGAGAGATTTCCTCCTGGATGAGGCCAACGGTCTTCTACCTGACGACAAGCTAACGCTCTTCTGTGAG GTGAGTGTGGTGCAGGATTCGGTCAACATATCCGGTCAGAACACCATGAACATGGTGAAGGTTCCTGACTGTCGGCTAGCAGATGAGCTGGGCGGCCTGTGGGAGAACTCTCGCTTCACAGACTGTTCCCTGTGTGTGGCTGGTCAGGAGTTTCAGGCCCACAAAGCCATCCTGGCAG CACGTTCCCCTGTATTCAGCGCCATGTTTGAGCATGAGATGGAAGAGAGCAAAAAG AACCGTGTGGAGATCAACGATGTGGAGCCGGAGGTTTTCAAAGAGATGATGTGCTTCATTTACACAGACAAGGCTCCCAACCTGGACAAAATGGCTGACGACTTACTTGCAGCAGCTGACAAG TATGCTCTGGAGAGACTGAAGGTCATGTGCGAGGACGCTCTGTGCACCAGTTTGTCTGTGGAAAACGCCGCCGAAATCCTCATCCTCGCCGACCTGCACAGCGCCGACCAGCTCAAAACGCAGGCCGTCGACTTCATCAACTA CCACGCTGCAGAGGTGATGGAAACAGCAGGATGGAAGTCCATGGTCGCGTCTCATCCACACCTGGTGGCTGAAGCTTATCGCTCCCTGGCTTCTGCCCAGTGCCCTTTCCTCGGACCCCCACGCAAGCGCCTCAAACAGTCTTAA